A window from Salvia miltiorrhiza cultivar Shanhuang (shh) chromosome 2, IMPLAD_Smil_shh, whole genome shotgun sequence encodes these proteins:
- the LOC131008197 gene encoding uncharacterized protein LOC131008197, protein MLVDATAGHELLSFMDAYSGGNISTPGQQNICKPDRIDDGGKFLGYMVTQRGIEANPAQIDSIMKIQSPTCIKDVQKLTGMIAALGRFISKSSERCHPFFNTLRKSKTFEWTEEYEEASQQLKQYLTNPPLLAKPKDHEVLFVYLAVSETAVNAVLVREDEGKQSPIYYMSKSLLDAETRYSQLEKLALALVHTARKLRPYFQCHPISVVTIYPLKAILHKPELSGLLTKWAVELSEYDITFKPRTALKSQVLADFIVDFTPNLTMQADKEICCMTERPDQTGIWKLYVDGSSNMRGSWLGLVLISPQGDTVEQSIRCQFKATNNEAEYEAMLAGLGLAKEMGVKRINVFSDSQLVVNQMQGSYQAKDAKMIAYLGKTKELQLSFEDFTLSQVPRGDNSHADALANLGSSIQTTQPKVIQITCLQWPAIQKDKEEQVHEVCINPTEARYVLSEQNEWECDNHSGGRSLAHPALTSGYYWPTIKVDSVDYVKRCDKCQRFAQVSHLPPEPLKAITSSWPFMKWGMDIVGKLPVAPEKKVYMLAVTDYFTKWIEADSFHQVRDKEVLEY, encoded by the exons ATGTTGGTGGACGCAACCGCCGGCCATGAGCTCCTGAGCTTCATGGATGCTTACTCAGG GGGCAACATATCAACGCCTGGTCAACAAAATATTTGCAAACCTGATAGGATAGACGATGGAG GGAAATTTTTAGGCTACATGGTCACCCAAAGGGGCATAGAGGCCAACCCGGCCCAAATCGACTCCATCATGAAGATTCAATCCCCAACATGCATCAAGGATGTACAGAAGTTAACTGGGATGATAGCCGCGTTGGGCCGATTCATTTCAAAATCCTCAGAGCGGTGTCACCCATTCTTCAACACTCTTAGGAAATCAAAAACCTTTGAGTGGACAGAGGAGTATGAGGAGGCATCACAACAACTCAAGCAATACCTGACCAACCCGCCTCTTCTGGCCAAACCAAAAGACCATGAAGTCCTATTTGTGTATTTGGCCGTGTCTGAGACTGCTGTCAATGCCGTATTGGTCAGAGAGGACGAAGGGAAGCAGTCACCGATCTATTATATGAGCAAGTCCCTTCTAGATGCGGAGACCCGATACAGCCAACTTGAGAAGCTAGCCCTTGCATTGGTCCACACAGCAAGAAAACTTCGACCCTACTTCCAATGTCACCCGATCTCAGTGGTGACCATATACCCCCTCAAAGCCATACTACACAAGCCGGAGCTATCGGGTCTATTGACCAAATGGGCAGTGGAACTAAGCGAATACGATATTACCTTCAAGCCCCGAACGGCCCTCAAGTCTCAGGTACTAGCAGATTTCATTGTTGATTTCACTCCTAACCTTACCATGCAGGCCGACAAGGAAATATGTTGCATGACCGAAAGACCCGATCAAACAGGAATTTGGAAACTTTATGTTGACGGGTCCAGTAATATGAGGGGAAGTTGGCTTGGCTTGGTACTCATTTCACCTCAGGGTGACACGGTCGAACAATCCATTCGGTGTCAATTCAAGGCAACCAACAATGAGGCGGAATATGAGGCAATGTTGGCTGGACTGGGATTGGCCAAGGAAATGGGGGTCAAACGAATCAATGTGTTCAGTGACTCCCAGCTTGTGGTCAATCAAATGCAAGGATCTTACCAAGCCAAAGATGCCAAAATGATAGCCTATCTAGGCAAAACAAAAGAGTTACAATTGAGCTTTGAGGACTTTACCCTGAGCCAAGTCCCACGAGGGGATAACAGCCATGCAGACGCACTAGCCAACTTGGGGTCATCCATCCAGACCACACAACCAAAGGTCATTCAGATAACCTGCCTCCAATGGCCGGCGATTCAAAAGGATAAAGAGGAACAAGTCCATGAAGT ATGTATTAACCCTACAGAGGCGAGATATGTCCTTTCTGAGCAAAACGAGTGGGAATGCGACAACCATTCGGGTGGAAGAAGCCTCGCCCATCCAGCCCTGACTAGTGGGTATTATTGGCCCACCATAAAAGTCGATTCAGTAGACTACGTCAAGAGATGCGATAAGTGCCAACGATTTGCCCAAGTCTCCCACTTACCCCCAGAGCCATTAAAAGCTATCACTTCTTCATGGCCCTTCATGAAATGGGGGATGGACATCGTAGGCAAACTACCTGTTGCCCCTGAGAAAAAAGTCTACATGTTAGCCGTGACGGACTACTTCACCAAGTGGATCGAGGCAGATTCTTTTCACCAGGTTAGGGATAAAGAG GTTTTGGAATATTAA